Proteins encoded by one window of Polaribacter haliotis:
- a CDS encoding T9SS type A sorting domain-containing protein translates to MKKTTLIILLMFVPFFGFSQTFNFTNDAEGWTTSSADLTVNATSVTLTTNGGTNPLLTNSTANIDAEINKIAAITVKVSENGPTLMRVSFPKAPSGRVYKNVIISKNDSEFKTYYIDVSNAQWAGKVNDVKVHFKDDSSTANNGTNHTSTGETVEFDSIEFINEIPKVEKNSYTFDTDAENWEELDASVVVSAGVLTITPVAGESSKIIQSINNVNATTNKFVHIVYNNKSATNNQIRFQFKSSADNYASVTGANKSMNTSTTDFETLTFDLSEKAEWTGLAQDFQIVIRDTENGNKASAGDLQIDSVTFSSSASLGVNDEVTFANSLSIYPNPASNNLYINTDTTISKVQIFNLLGKKVIETTTLSNKSLDVSGLNGGVYLIKVFNSVNKTATQKLIIN, encoded by the coding sequence ATGAAAAAAACTACTTTAATTATTTTATTAATGTTTGTACCATTTTTTGGTTTCTCGCAAACATTTAATTTTACAAACGATGCAGAGGGATGGACAACATCATCCGCAGATTTAACTGTAAATGCAACTTCAGTTACATTAACTACAAATGGAGGAACAAACCCACTTTTAACAAATAGTACAGCAAATATAGATGCAGAAATCAATAAGATTGCCGCAATTACTGTAAAGGTTAGTGAAAATGGACCAACTCTTATGCGTGTTTCTTTTCCAAAAGCACCTTCTGGTAGAGTATACAAAAACGTTATAATTTCTAAAAATGATAGTGAGTTTAAAACATATTATATTGATGTTTCAAATGCTCAATGGGCAGGAAAAGTAAATGATGTTAAAGTTCATTTTAAGGATGATAGTAGTACAGCAAATAACGGCACAAACCACACATCTACAGGAGAAACAGTAGAATTTGATAGCATAGAATTTATTAATGAAATACCTAAAGTAGAAAAAAACAGTTATACTTTTGATACTGACGCAGAAAACTGGGAAGAATTAGATGCAAGTGTAGTAGTTTCTGCTGGAGTGTTAACAATTACTCCAGTTGCTGGTGAATCTTCAAAAATTATTCAATCTATAAATAATGTAAATGCTACTACTAACAAATTTGTGCACATTGTATACAATAACAAATCTGCAACTAATAATCAAATAAGATTTCAGTTCAAAAGTTCTGCAGATAATTATGCTTCGGTTACAGGAGCAAACAAAAGCATGAATACAAGTACTACCGATTTTGAAACATTAACGTTCGACTTATCTGAAAAAGCAGAGTGGACTGGTTTAGCTCAAGATTTTCAAATTGTAATTAGAGATACAGAAAACGGTAATAAAGCATCTGCTGGAGATTTACAAATAGACAGTGTTACTTTTAGTAGTAGCGCTTCTTTAGGTGTAAATGACGAAGTTACATTTGCAAATAGTTTATCAATCTACCCAAACCCTGCTAGCAACAACTTATATATAAATACAGATACAACAATATCTAAAGTGCAAATATTTAATTTATTAGGTAAAAAAGTAATAGAAACTACAACATTATCTAATAAAAGTTTAGATGTTTCTGGCTTAAATGGTGGAGTATACTTAATTAAAGTTTTCAATTCTGTAAACAAAACAGCTACTCAAAAATTAATTATTAACTAA
- a CDS encoding T9SS type A sorting domain-containing protein, with protein MKKLLLTICFLASLAINAQTFNFNTDGDNEGWSNLTVANGLASLSSGTSSSTTANVSATNVIVKITVKNLSGNSYLRVSNLKSGGSGREYENLYISTNDSEFKTYSFDMTGNDGYTGTVNDIKVHTKLNENDNATYGAGEEMLIDKIEFVPITSIDSKALFTFSNAPHTDFFNIITNSTSVVATAGKLIFTPEANANSKIRLSSALTVDATNNKYIHVRLKNNSATHNQVRLSFTSSAGTGGENLNISQSDADFKIYSYDLSSDANWTGNIEVLDFAIRNTGNTQNRPSDADTVEFDYIIFNNSATTPSVWIGDTNTTWSTGSNWNTGTTPTSAENVVIQSSSNTPSIGTSTGAETNNLDIISETILSISAGGSLKVNGTSSGKVTYNRTLTAVGGNTNGWHLLASPVVGQSYDNDYATANSLATSGTKRGLAVSYDDDAPTSLLKYTYLQDDDSNSGTFTSGKGYSVKRASTGNIAFTGTINTADVNGVTVSTAGNGFNLLGVPYTSYMSSQTFLTANTDLDQGQIWVWEQGATGGNFITMTTKTDNFILAPGQGFFVKATAATPVNFSKSNQQPNADTFKKSQSTRTEIKLLMTDGTNNRFAKFYYTDSATKGFDIGWDGETFGGIPNSLDVYSQLVDGNQGKNYQVQSLPNSDLENMIIPIGVTAAINSEVTFTAKAANLPKGYNVYLEDRLNSIVTLLDNTNSYKATVTDAKTNGRFFIHARTNSILSTDTEILNSVSIYKTSNENLKIIGLQKGKTTVSLFNILGKQVLNTSFEATSVNNIALPRLAKGVYMVNVQTENGKLDKKIILE; from the coding sequence ATGAAAAAATTATTACTTACTATATGTTTTTTGGCTTCATTAGCTATTAATGCACAAACTTTTAATTTTAATACAGATGGAGATAACGAAGGCTGGAGTAATTTAACCGTCGCAAACGGATTAGCTTCTTTGTCTTCAGGAACCTCGTCAAGCACAACTGCTAATGTTAGTGCTACCAATGTAATTGTAAAAATTACAGTTAAAAATTTATCAGGAAACTCTTATTTACGTGTTTCTAACTTAAAATCTGGAGGTTCTGGTCGTGAATATGAAAATTTATATATTTCTACGAATGACTCAGAGTTTAAAACATATTCTTTTGATATGACTGGAAATGATGGTTACACAGGTACTGTTAATGATATAAAAGTGCATACCAAATTAAATGAAAACGATAATGCTACTTACGGAGCAGGTGAGGAAATGTTAATTGACAAAATTGAATTTGTTCCAATAACTAGCATAGACTCTAAAGCTCTATTTACTTTCAGTAATGCACCTCATACAGATTTTTTCAATATTATTACAAATAGTACATCTGTAGTTGCAACTGCAGGGAAATTAATTTTCACTCCAGAAGCGAACGCTAATTCAAAAATTAGATTATCTTCTGCATTAACAGTAGACGCAACAAATAATAAATATATACACGTTAGACTAAAAAATAATTCAGCTACACACAATCAAGTAAGGCTTTCTTTTACTTCATCAGCAGGTACAGGAGGAGAGAATTTAAACATTTCTCAATCAGATGCAGATTTTAAAATATATTCTTATGACCTATCATCAGATGCTAATTGGACTGGAAATATAGAGGTTTTAGATTTTGCTATTAGAAATACCGGTAATACACAAAATAGACCTTCAGACGCAGATACTGTTGAGTTTGATTATATTATTTTTAATAATTCTGCTACTACACCAAGTGTTTGGATTGGAGATACTAATACAACTTGGAGTACTGGTTCTAATTGGAATACTGGTACTACACCAACAAGTGCAGAAAATGTAGTGATACAGAGCTCTTCAAATACTCCATCTATTGGAACTTCTACAGGTGCAGAAACTAATAATTTAGATATTATTTCTGAAACTATTTTATCGATTAGTGCTGGTGGTTCTTTAAAAGTTAATGGAACTTCTTCTGGAAAAGTAACTTATAATAGAACACTAACAGCTGTTGGTGGAAACACAAATGGATGGCATTTATTGGCTTCTCCTGTTGTAGGGCAATCTTATGATAATGACTATGCAACCGCAAACAGTTTAGCAACAAGTGGAACTAAAAGAGGTTTAGCTGTTTCTTATGATGATGATGCACCAACTTCGTTATTAAAATACACTTATTTACAAGATGATGATAGTAACTCAGGAACATTTACTTCTGGAAAAGGATATTCAGTTAAAAGAGCAAGCACAGGAAATATTGCTTTTACTGGAACTATAAATACAGCAGATGTTAATGGTGTAACTGTTTCTACTGCAGGGAATGGATTTAATTTATTAGGTGTACCTTATACTTCTTATATGAGTAGTCAAACTTTTTTAACTGCAAATACAGACTTAGACCAAGGTCAAATTTGGGTATGGGAACAAGGAGCAACAGGTGGTAACTTTATTACGATGACAACCAAAACAGATAATTTCATTTTAGCTCCAGGACAAGGTTTCTTTGTAAAAGCAACAGCAGCAACTCCTGTTAATTTTTCAAAATCTAATCAGCAACCTAATGCAGATACATTTAAAAAATCACAATCTACAAGAACAGAAATAAAACTTTTAATGACAGATGGTACAAATAACCGTTTTGCGAAATTTTATTATACAGATAGTGCTACAAAAGGTTTCGATATTGGTTGGGATGGAGAAACTTTTGGAGGAATTCCAAACAGTTTAGATGTTTATTCTCAATTAGTTGATGGTAACCAGGGTAAAAATTATCAAGTACAATCTTTACCAAATTCAGACTTGGAAAACATGATAATTCCAATTGGTGTAACAGCAGCAATAAATTCTGAAGTTACATTTACCGCAAAAGCGGCTAACTTACCAAAAGGTTATAATGTTTATTTAGAAGATAGATTAAATAGTATAGTAACTTTATTAGACAATACAAACTCTTATAAAGCAACAGTTACAGATGCTAAAACAAATGGACGTTTCTTTATTCATGCTCGAACAAATTCGATTTTAAGCACTGATACTGAAATTTTAAATAGCGTTTCTATTTACAAAACTAGTAACGAAAACTTAAAAATAATTGGTTTACAAAAAGGAAAAACAACAGTTTCTTTATTCAATATTTTAGGGAAACAAGTTTTAAACACTTCTTTTGAAGCTACAAGCGTAAACAACATTGCTCTACCAAGATTAGCAAAAGGTGTATACATGGTAAATGTACAAACAGAAAACGGAAAGTTAGATAAGAAAATAATTTTAGAATAA